TTAAGTGAAGTTGAAGAAGAGGTGGTGGTTAAGAAGAAGGGTGTTAAGACTAAAGGTTTTACCGATGATAATCAGGAATGGTTAAAACCTAAACAGAATAAGAAGGCGTCCAAGCAATTGATTGAAGAGGAAGCTGAAGACGAAGATGATGACAATGAGGAGGAGGAGGAAGATGATGAAGAAGATGGAGAAGATGAGGAAGAAGAGGAGGAAGCagatgatgatgaagaagagGAAGATGATGATGAGGAAGAAGTATCTGATGACGATAATGTTGTTAAACTAGGCAAATTGGATGATCTTTCGGATGACGAAGAAGCCAATTCAGATGATGATTTTGATGTATCCGGTGATGaagatgatggtgatgatgatgatgacgatgatgatgaagaggatgatgatgatttaTTGCCTATTGAAAAGCAAaataagaaattgaaaaaacgTGAAGCTAAAGAAGCTAAATTGGCTGCCGAAGAAATGCAAATGTCGGTGGACCAACAAGATGTTTTCAAATTCCCCGATCCGGAAGAAGAACAAGAATTAACTTTACAAGATGTTCAACAACGTATCAAAGATGTTACCTTAGTATTGTCCGATTTCAATAAATATCGTGACCCCAATCATCCACGTAGTGACTATATGGAGCTGCTGAAAAAAGATTTGTGTTTGTACTACAGTTACAATGATTTCCTAATGGGCAAATTGATGGACATGTTTCCTTTGTCCGAACTTATGGAATATTTGGAAGCATCGGAGGTGGCTCGTCCTTTAACTATCCGTACCAATACCTTAAAGACTAGAAGAAGGGATTTAGCAGCCGCCTTAATTAATAGAGGTGTTAATCTTGATCCCTTGGGCAAGTGGACTAAGGTTGGTTTGGTTATCTACAACTCACAGGTTCCTTTAGGTGCTACACCAGAATATTTGGCTGGTCATTATATGATTCAAGGTGCTTCTTCTTTGCTGCCGGTTATGGCACTTGCTCCTCAGGAAAACGAAAGAATTTTGGATATGTGTTCGGCTCCCGGAGGTAAGGGTTCTCATATTGGTGCAATTATGAAGAATACAGGTGTATTGTTCGCCAATGACTTTAATAAGGATCGTGTTAAGGCTGTTGTAGCCAATTTCCATCGTTTGGGTGTTGTAAATTCCATTGTTTCTTGTGAGGATGGCTGCAAGTTCAGACAAATTATGACCGGTTTCGATAGAATTCTTTTAGATGCTCCTTGCACCGGCACTGGTGTTGTATCCAAAGATCCAAGTGTTAAAACCACCAAATCGGCAGTGGATGTGCAAAGATGTTATAATTTGCAACGCAAACTTCTGCTCACCGCTATTGATTGTACAGATGCCAAATCTGCCACCGGAGGTTATATAGTCTACTCCACCTGTTCCGTTTTGCCAGAAGAAAACGAATGGGTTATTGATTATGTCTTAAAGAAGAGAAATGTTAAACTTGTGCCCACAGGTTTAGATTTTGGTGTAGAAGGTTTCACTAAATACAGACAATATAGATTCCATCCTTCTCTGAACTTGACCAAACGTTATTATCCTCATACCCACAATATGGACGGTTTCTTTGTGGCCAAATTGAAAAAGTTCTCCAATACTATACCCGTAAGCAAAGAACAACAGGAAGAAGATGAGAAACAATTAGATGAAGGTATTGGTACATCTGATGATGGTAAAGTTACCTTGTTAAATGCCGATAAAGAAGAGGAAGATGAAACTCTAGGCGATGATCCTAAGGGACGTAAGAAATTGGGTAAACGTGCTGGTAAACCAACACTAAGCGATTATGAATTGGAAgctaaaaagaagaaaatggaACAAAGTAAATCCAAATATATAGCCAAGGTATTCGAACCACCCGTTAAGGTggagaaaaagaaaaagcaaCCAGTAGAAGAAGACAAAACTAAGAAACAGGAAAAGCCTGTTGTTCCACAAGAAACACCACAACAGAAGGAAAAACAaccaacaaacaataaaaaagcaaagaaatcagaaaagaaacaacaaactCCAGTAGCAGTAGAAAAACCTTCCCCAGTAGTagaaaagaaacagaaaaatgTTGACAAGAAACCAGTAAAACCCCAAGCTGCTGCTGCCCAAGATAAAACTCAACCAAAACCTAGCAATGGCAAGCAACAAGCTCCTAAAGTTGTGGCagacaaaaaacaagaaaagaacTTCGAAAAGAAAAACGATAAACCACAGGCTACCAATGGTCaggtaaaacaacaacaacaacagcccaATAAAAAATCTGCCAAACTATCTAAATCCCTAAATAACTCGCAAGATCTGGATGATATGGCTCCACTATTAGAAGGTAAAcccattaaaaaacaaaaccaattaaaacaaaaatccaaacaaaTTGGTAAATTGaaacagaataaaaataaaaaacaaaaatagttagtGAAATGCTGGTTTTAAGGCATCTCCGaaagaaaaacaatagaaatttattgatatatatttttttaaaaacttgtttattataaataataaaaatatatagttttattttaataactttttacattaagctaaacaaatttaacaatgtaccttcttttgcaaaaaaggtataaaataaaaattgttttaaaaaaataaagaaatcttCAATGTTTATTTAGCAACTGCGTAAAATGGCCTGCAAGATGTTGGTGATTAGATATAGTGagttaaattgttaatattgtcttcactttaaactttgaaatactGGTCCAGAGTACCAATTGTAATCTAGAAGTCAACATACtatgatataaaaaaaatccattttttcaaacttttgttttaagtagatgatgttttttaaagatattaatttcaaaattattctaaatttgaatatatttttaaactttagattaaaacttaaagttttgAATATAACATAAGTCCGGAGTTTTTTAAGTCTAAAAACGAAAATGTTAAACAACAGCTTTTTGATTAGcttcttttattttatcaattttagaccataacttttgcatttttaattaattaattattaattttattctgttttttatttgaatattttaaatatgttttgacCTTTGcaaattgttaatgtttttatgcAGTTTATGAATtcaaaatgcaattttaaattattaaattattttgttatacaaGAGTatctatatatagatatataaatagatagatagatagatagatagatagatagatagatagatagatagatagatagataggtagatagatagatagatagatagatagatagatagatagatagatagatagatagatagatagatagatagatagatagatagatagatagatagatagatagatagatagataggtagatagatagatagatagatagatagatagatagatagatatatagatagatagatagatagatagacagacagacagacagacagacagacagacagacagacagacagatagatagatagatagatagatagatagatatatataaatagatagatagatagatagatagatagatagatagatagatagatagatagatagatagatagatagatagatagatagatagatagatagatagatagatagatagatagatagatagatagatagatagatagatagatagatagatagatagatagatagataggtagatagatagatacataaatagataagtagatagatagatagatggatggatagatggataggtagatagatagatagatagatagatagatagatagattgatagatatatagatagatagatagatagatagatagatagatagatagatagatagatagatagatagatagaaatatagatagatagatagatagatagatagatagatagatagatagatatatagatagatagacagacagacagacagacagacagacagacagacagacagacagacagatagatagatagatagatagatagatagatagatagatagatagatagatagatagatagatagatagatagatagattgatagatagatagatagatagatagatagatagatagatagatagatagatagatagatagatagatagatagatagatagatagataaatagataaatagataagtagatagattgatagatggataggtagatagatagatagatagatagatagatagatagatagatagatagatagatagatagatagatagatagatagatggatagatagttagtttgttagttagttagttagttagttagttagttagttagttagttagttagttagttagttagatagttagttatttagatagTTAGTTCGTTTCAAagaaggatgtacatatatacataaaaacaagtaggaaagtttagtcgggcatggccgaccatatgataccctacaccatgagtatatttttacaatttttacttttataaaattttaattttttgtaaagaaactgttgaatattaccataattccaaaatatttaagccatttattgataaaaaactaaaatttctaaatgaggctttatataggacaaaatttgggccgatcctcggtaaatttgggaaaaggatatatttctaaataacagttagttttgttgagtttcattgcgatacaaatggttacaagtcaattttagacgtttaagtcattttttgaaggggggtttgtatgggggctagggtcaaatataggccgatccttacgaaaatctgcagtatcatttatacttatataaaacttatttgtgccaatttttagagagatagcagaatatttgacgtaattatagcataaaaagttcaaatcgggaggtacggttgtatgggggctaggtgaaataatggaccgatttcaaccattttcaataggcttcgtccttgtgccaaaaacatgcttggtccaaatttcatcaaattatcttgaaaattgcggcctgtaccttgcgcacaaggtttacatggacagccagccagccatcgactcaaaaaatgattctgaatcgatcggtatactttaaggtgggtattggaccaatatttttgtatgttacaaacatcagcacaaacgtataataccctccccactatagtggtgtagggtataaatacactAGTGCTTCAGATGGGAATCAAAACcaaataaattatgaataactaaataatgtCTTAAAGAGATTAATATAGGTATTTAAATCttaattcattaataaataataattttttaactagtatgatttgttattaatattttttaatagaacacTTAATAGAAcataacatttttcaataggTTTTACCTACCTGATATTCTATGTGAAGATTGATTCTTATTTAagtattctttttaaaataacttttattatttaattttatcagCTTAAAACAGCTTGAAAATACTACTACGTCATACTTGAgagtgaatttgtttatttaaaaatcacttaacataataatattcttttaaaagaatatattcTTGAATTAACAAAACAGCAGCTACtactgaaaataataaataaaaatacttgtttTCCAAGTcttcatttttctatttttttttttatttatttatgtttttaatctttttttgttttgtaatttatacataaataaaaagttaagcAGCACTTCGGATGAATGTTCTTGTATGTAATCTGAAGTCATCttcatttcattttctatattttattataagcaTTTGTCATACTAAACATTCAGTGTatgtagaaataataataatacttttatCCTTTTATTCTGAATTTTAAGAGACTTTCAACCATTCGcacttgtttttgtaaaatggacGCTTGGCTGGTGTTTGCTCATTTAATGTGCTGTACAAGTAGTTGGGATGTAGTTTGCATTTTCTTTTATCCACACTTCTCTGCATAAGAATAAGTTCATAATAAAGTTGTTGTTATATCAACGATGTTGTtgtgatatatattttatgcaCATTGTTGCAACTTCATAACTGGAAGAAATGTATGAAATACACATGGATGTAGCAAGTTATTTGAAAGAGTAATTTCATTTGTCctgactaaataaataactaactaactaactaactaactaactaactaactaactaactaactaactaactaactaactaactaacttactcactaactaactaactaactaactaactaactaactaactaactaactaactaactaactaactaactaactaactaactaactaactaactaactaactaNNNNNNNNNNNNNNNNNNNNNNNNNNNNNNNNNNNNNNNNNNNNNNNNNNNNNNNNNNNNNNNNNNNNNNNNNNNNNNNNNNNNNNNNNNNNNNNNNNNNgttcagttctagttcagttctagttcagttctagttcagttctagttcagttctagttcagttctagttcagttctagttcagttctagtttagttctag
The window above is part of the Lucilia cuprina isolate Lc7/37 chromosome 6, ASM2204524v1, whole genome shotgun sequence genome. Proteins encoded here:
- the LOC111689262 gene encoding 25S rRNA (cytosine-C(5))-methyltransferase nop2, coding for MGRKAEYSEKPKKGPGRKARKQGPPTFTKKTFAPMEEEDKKLTHRQKQRLAKRTQNKAIIKQKQKIAKENKKNKQKQKEYHSDSEEENELLNATNGAAEDSEEELSEVEEEVVVKKKGVKTKGFTDDNQEWLKPKQNKKASKQLIEEEAEDEDDDNEEEEEDDEEDGEDEEEEEEADDDEEEEDDDEEEVSDDDNVVKLGKLDDLSDDEEANSDDDFDVSGDEDDGDDDDDDDDEEDDDDLLPIEKQNKKLKKREAKEAKLAAEEMQMSVDQQDVFKFPDPEEEQELTLQDVQQRIKDVTLVLSDFNKYRDPNHPRSDYMELLKKDLCLYYSYNDFLMGKLMDMFPLSELMEYLEASEVARPLTIRTNTLKTRRRDLAAALINRGVNLDPLGKWTKVGLVIYNSQVPLGATPEYLAGHYMIQGASSLLPVMALAPQENERILDMCSAPGGKGSHIGAIMKNTGVLFANDFNKDRVKAVVANFHRLGVVNSIVSCEDGCKFRQIMTGFDRILLDAPCTGTGVVSKDPSVKTTKSAVDVQRCYNLQRKLLLTAIDCTDAKSATGGYIVYSTCSVLPEENEWVIDYVLKKRNVKLVPTGLDFGVEGFTKYRQYRFHPSLNLTKRYYPHTHNMDGFFVAKLKKFSNTIPVSKEQQEEDEKQLDEGIGTSDDGKVTLLNADKEEEDETLGDDPKGRKKLGKRAGKPTLSDYELEAKKKKMEQSKSKYIAKVFEPPVKVEKKKKQPVEEDKTKKQEKPVVPQETPQQKEKQPTNNKKAKKSEKKQQTPVAVEKPSPVVEKKQKNVDKKPVKPQAAAAQDKTQPKPSNGKQQAPKVVADKKQEKNFEKKNDKPQATNGQVKQQQQQPNKKSAKLSKSLNNSQDLDDMAPLLEGKPIKKQNQLKQKSKQIGKLKQNKNKKQK